In Bifidobacterium scardovii JCM 12489 = DSM 13734, the genomic stretch CGGTCAGTCGGGTAGGATATCTTCTGTACCGACTCTTATCAGTGTCTTTTAAGGGAACGAACGAATGTCTGAAAACGCCGAACCGCCGCTTGATCAGGATGTCTCGCGTGAACTGCCTTCGCGGATCACCATTCCCCCCATCAAGGGAGAGATGGTGCACCTGCGCCCGGCGACCATCGAGGACCTTCCCCGGCTGGACGAGTTGGATGCGTATTACAACGCATCGGGCATCACGGGCAAGGACAGGCAGGCCGAGCGGGCCGTCGTCCATGCATGGGTGCGTCGTTCCGTCGCATGGTCCCATGGCCAGGCCGCGTCCGAATCCGGGGTCGGGGACCCCGAATCCCGGCGCACGATCGCATGGGCCATGCTTACGGACGCCGACCATGACGCCGACGGCGCCACCGACGCCCCGGCCACGGACAACGTCATCGGCATGGTGTTCCTGATCGACGTTGACGGCTGGGCGCGATCCGCCCGCATCCAGGTGCTACTCGGCAAGGACTACCGCGGCCGCGGCTATTCGCGCGATGCGATGCCCCGCGTGATGACCTACGGGTTCGCCCCCGAGCCCGCCGGGCTCGGCATGCACCGCATCTGGGTCGCCGTGCCCGAGAAGAACACGCGCTCGCTGTCCGTCTACCAGTCGCTCGGGTTCATGCCGTCCGGCACCTCGCGCGACGCCCTGTGGGATGCGGAGAACGGCAAGTACCAGGATCTCATCGTCATGGACACGCTGGTCGACGAGTACGATCCGATCCGTTCGCTCGATGCCTTCGGCATGCATGTGATCGAGGACAATCCGGGCGTGCAGGAGGCGCTGAGCGCGCGCGAGCATTCGGTGGCCATCCGGCAGAAGCGCCGCGCCGAGGATGCCGATGCGTCCTCGGATGGGTCCCGGGCCGTGCAGTCCGGGCCGTCGTCCGAGGAGGCGCGCCGCGATGCGTTCGCGCGTATCGGAGTCGATCCGGGAGCCGCGAGGGCGGAGTCGGACGATGCCATGGCCCGGACGGACCGGGCCGCGAAGGGCGGAGCCAAGGCCGCGAAGGGGGTGCAGTCCGATACGGACGACGGCCCGGCCAACTGGCCGTATGGGCAGAACGAACGAAAGCCGTCCAAGGATGCGTGGTGGCGCAATCTTGGGCGTGGACGCAAGCGTGACACGGAAAGCGAATAATGAGCGCTGAAGATCTCGACGATTATGAAACCGACGCGGAACTCGCCCTGTATAAGGAGTACCGCGACGTCATCAAGCTGTTCACCTACGTGGTGGAGACCGAGCGACGGTTCTATCTGGCGAACAAGGTGGATTTCAATGTGCGATCCGCCGGGCAGGATGTGTATTTCGACGTGCAGCTGACCGATGCGTGGGTGTGGGACGTGTACCGGCCCAGCCGTTTCGTCAAGAACGTGCGCATCGTGACGTTCAAGGACGTGAACGTCGAGGAAGTGCAGAAGAGCGACATCGACATCCCCGACGACATCCACTAATATCCCGCGCCGTAAGTTCGTGTACTATGTCTGGCTCCCCTCGTGGAGGCTGAGCCGTGAAGCAAACAGCGGAGCTGTTTGCAGGCGAAGGCGAGGCGACAGCCGAGCAGACAAGGCTGCGGCCGTAAGGCCGTCCGTGATTGCAGGACGAGCTGGCCGCGAAGCGGCCTGAGGGGAGCATTACCACGAACGCCTGAATCAAGCTGATTCGCGTGCTCTCCCCTCAGTCGGCTACGCCGACAGCTCCCCTCGGAGAGGGGAGCCAGAATTACTCAACGAATTAACGGCGCGGCCTATGCAATATTCGTGAGGAAATGCACAAGTCAGGCGTGCGGCTCCTTGGCTTAGGGTAAGCTGTCGCTGATTTGTTTTAAGGAGACAGAAGTGACGCAGAAACAATCCGTGGTGATTATCGGTGGAGGCCCCGCTGGCCTGACCGCCGCATGGGAGCTCGTCAAGAACGGCGGCTCTGAGGCATACGACGTGACCGTGCTGGAGGCCAGCCGCGAATTCGGCGGCATTTCGCGCACCGTCCGGCACAACGGCAACCGCATGGATATCGGCGGTCACCGTTTCTTCTCCAAGGACGAGCGCATCATGGACTGGTGGAAGGCCGTTCTGCCGCTGCAGGGCGCACCGAGCTACGACGACAAGAAGCTCGGCCGCCATCACGACCTCGAACCGGGCGGCCCGGACCCCGAGCAGACCGACGAGGTGATGCTCAAGCGGCACCGCGTCTCCCGCATCTTCTACGGCGGCCGCTTCTTCGACTATCCGATCTCCCTCAAGCCCGCGACCTTCAAGGCGATGGGCTTCGTGATGACCATGCAGGCCGGCTTCAGCTACCTCAAGTCGATGTTCCACAAGCTGCCGGAAGACAATCTGGAGAACTTCTACATCAATCGCTTCGGCCGCAAGCTGTACTCGATGTTCTTCGAGGGCTACACCGAAAAGCTGTGGGGGCGCCATCCCTCGCAGATCTCCGCCGACTGGGGCGCGCAGCGCGTCAAGGGGCTGAGCGTGCTCGGCGTGCTGGCGAACGCGTTCTCCAAGCTGCTGCCGAAGAAGCGCAGCTCCAAGGAGGTGGAGACCTCGCTGATCGAGGAGTTCTGGTACCCGAAGTACGGTCCCGGCCAGCTGTGGGAGACCGTGGAAAAGCGGTGCGAGGCGAACGGCGCGACGGTGATCACCGACGCGAACGTGGTCGAGGTCCGCCAGGCCAACGGCGCCATCTCCTCGGTCGTCTACGAGGATTCCGAAGGCAACCGCACCGAGGTCGCCGCCGATCAGTTCATCTCCACGATGCCGATCAAGGATCTGGTCAATGCGGTCGACGCCGCCGGCGCCGATCCGCAGGCCGCTGAT encodes the following:
- a CDS encoding NAD(P)/FAD-dependent oxidoreductase produces the protein MTQKQSVVIIGGGPAGLTAAWELVKNGGSEAYDVTVLEASREFGGISRTVRHNGNRMDIGGHRFFSKDERIMDWWKAVLPLQGAPSYDDKKLGRHHDLEPGGPDPEQTDEVMLKRHRVSRIFYGGRFFDYPISLKPATFKAMGFVMTMQAGFSYLKSMFHKLPEDNLENFYINRFGRKLYSMFFEGYTEKLWGRHPSQISADWGAQRVKGLSVLGVLANAFSKLLPKKRSSKEVETSLIEEFWYPKYGPGQLWETVEKRCEANGATVITDANVVEVRQANGAISSVVYEDSEGNRTEVAADQFISTMPIKDLVNAVDAAGADPQAADSKPAPKDMTVIANGLPYRDFVTVGLLVKRLRLKNTTTIPTLGNPPIVPDCWIYVQDPGYTVGRIQVFNNWSPYLVKDVDNTVWIGLEYFCSEGDAFWNMSEEECVKFAINEMVRMKIISSPADVLDTHREKVKKAYPAYFDTYAHMDELVEYLDSFGNLYCVGRNGQHHYNNMDHSMATAIEAVGNIKTGKTSKKNVWSVNTEKSYHEEK
- a CDS encoding GNAT family N-acetyltransferase, whose translation is MSENAEPPLDQDVSRELPSRITIPPIKGEMVHLRPATIEDLPRLDELDAYYNASGITGKDRQAERAVVHAWVRRSVAWSHGQAASESGVGDPESRRTIAWAMLTDADHDADGATDAPATDNVIGMVFLIDVDGWARSARIQVLLGKDYRGRGYSRDAMPRVMTYGFAPEPAGLGMHRIWVAVPEKNTRSLSVYQSLGFMPSGTSRDALWDAENGKYQDLIVMDTLVDEYDPIRSLDAFGMHVIEDNPGVQEALSAREHSVAIRQKRRAEDADASSDGSRAVQSGPSSEEARRDAFARIGVDPGAARAESDDAMARTDRAAKGGAKAAKGVQSDTDDGPANWPYGQNERKPSKDAWWRNLGRGRKRDTESE
- a CDS encoding DUF2469 domain-containing protein is translated as MSAEDLDDYETDAELALYKEYRDVIKLFTYVVETERRFYLANKVDFNVRSAGQDVYFDVQLTDAWVWDVYRPSRFVKNVRIVTFKDVNVEEVQKSDIDIPDDIH